The genomic window GCACCGCGATCGCCTGCACCGTCCCGCCGACGGCCGGCGCGAAGCCGGGATCGACACTGCCGTCCGCCCGCAGGCGGGCGAAACCGGGGCGCGCCAGGCCATCGATGGTCTGGAAGTGCCCGCCGACGAGGATGCGCCCGTCGGCCTGCAGCGCCAGCGCGTGCACCACGCCGTCGGCGGCCGGGTCGAAGGCCGGATCGAGGCTGGCGTCCGCGCGCAGGCGTGCCAGCCGGCTGCGCGGCAGGCCGCCCGCCTGCAGGAAGGCACCGCCGAACACCACGCCGCCATCCGCCTGCGCGGCGAGCGCGATCACGCGCGCGTCGGTGGCGGTGGTGAAAGCGGCGTCGTGGCTGCCGTCGGCGTGCAGGCGCGCAAGGCCCTGCTGCGGCAGGCCTTCGATCGAACTGAAGTTGCCCCCGATCAGCACCGAACCATCATCGAGCGGCAGCACGGCGCGCACCTCGGCGTCGAGCGCGGCGGGCAGGAAGCCCGGATCGACGCTGCCGTCCGCCCGCAACCATGCGAGATTCCGCCGGCTCTGGCCAGCGACCGCGGTGAAGTCGCCGCCGAGCAGCGCGCTGCCGTCGCCGAGCACGGCGAGCGCGCGCACGTAGAAGCCGGTGACGACCGGTGCGTAGCCCGGATCGAGCTGGCCGTCGGCGCGCAGGCGCGCCAGGCGGCTGCGCGGCTGGCCGTCGGCGCTGGCGAACTCGCCGGCCACCAGCAGCGCGCCGTCGGCCTGCTCGACGAAGGCCATCGGCGCGATGTCGAAACCGAACAGCGTAGACACATCGGGCCGGCCATCGCGGTGCAGCCGCGCCAGCGCCGGAACGGTCGCCCCGCCCACATGATCGAAGGCGCCGCCGACCAGCACGCGGCCGTCCTGCTGGCGCGCCAGCGCCCAGCCGTCGTCGTCCAGTTCGCTGCTCATCGCCGGATCAACGCTGCCGTCGGCACGCAGCCGCACCAGGCCACGCCGCGGCTGGCCGTTGACGCTGGCGAAGGCCCCGCCGCGAGCACGCCGAGATCGTCCTGCGGCAGCAGCGCCGCCGCCGGCAGGTCGAGGCTGGCGGCGAAACCCGGCAGCACGCTGCCATCGGCGGCGAGCGCGGCGATGCGCGCGCGCGGCTGGCCGCCGACCGTGGCGAACAATCCACTGGCGTAGATGCGGCCGTCGCCCGCCTGCACCAGCACGTCGACATCGCCATCGGCGCGGGATTGAAGCCGGGATCGAGCGCGCCACCCGGCAGCAGGCGCGCCAGGCGCTGGCGCGGGCTGCCGGCGAGCGTGGTGAAGCTGCCGCCGACCAGCACCGCGCCGTCGTGCTGCAGCGCGAGCGTGCGCACGCTCGCGCTGGCGTTCGCCGAGAAACTGCTGTCGAGGCTGCCGTCGGGGTTGAGGCGCGCCAGCCCGCTGGCGCGCCGTGGCGTTGACCTGGGTGAAGCTGCCGCCGATCAGGATGCGGCCGTCGCCGAGCACCAGCAGCGCCGCGACCGCGCCGTTGACCTGCGGCGCGAAGCCCGGATCGAGACTGCCGTCTGCCAGCAGGCGCGCGAGGTGCGCGCGCGGCTGGCCGTTGACGCTGGCGAACAGGCCGGCGATCAGCAGCCGGCCGTCGACCTGCTGCGCGCTCGCCACCACGGCGCCATCGGCGGCCGCAGCGAAGCTGGCGTCCAGGCTGCCGTCGACGTGCACGCGCACCAGGCGGTTGTGCGCTTCGCCGGCGACCATGCCGAAGTTTCCGCCGGCGAGGATGCGGCCGTCGGCCTGTTGCAGGACGGTCAGCACGCTGTCGTCCGGCTGCGGACGGAAGCCCGCGTCCAGCGGCCAGGCTGCGAGCCGGGCGCAGGCCAGCAGCAGCAACAGGGCGAGCACGACCGGATGGCACGGGAACGGTGCGGGAGTTGCGGCAGAAGTGGGCATCGATGCGGCTCGGGTGGCGGCGATGGCGCTGTTCCGCAAGCCGCGTGCCAACCGGACCCACGATCAAAAGGCGCGTACTATCAATAC from Rhodanobacteraceae bacterium includes these protein-coding regions:
- a CDS encoding delta-60 repeat domain-containing protein is translated as MPTSAATPAPFPCHPVVLALLLLLACARLAAWPLDAGFRPQPDDSVLTVLQQADGRILAGGNFGMVAGEAHNRLVRVHVDGSLDASFAAAADGAVVASAQQVDGRLLIAGLFASVNGQPRAHLARLLADGSLDPGFAPQVNGAVAALLVLGDGRILIGGSFTQVNATARQRAGAPQPRRQPRQQFLGERQRERAHARAAARRRGAGRRQLHHARRQPAPAPGAPAAGWRARSRLQSRADGDVDVLVQAGDGRIYASGLFATVGGQPRARIAALAADGSVLPGFAASLDLPAAALLPQDDLGVLAAGPSPASTASRGVAWCGCVPTAALIRR